The Streptomyces sp. NBC_00775 genome includes the window GAGGACGTACGCGCGTCAGAGGTTACGGAGTCCAACGAGCACCTGCTCCAGGATGTCGGGGTCGGGGAGACCGGAAGGAACAGTGGGCTGCGGGTGGCGGGCGCTGACGCGGCCCGCGGCGAGCAGGTCGGCGAGCAGGATGCGGGTGATGGACACCGGGAGTTTCAGCTCCGCGGCGATCTCCACGACCGCCGTCGGCCGGTCGCACAGCCGCAGGATCGCGGCGTGCTCCGACTGCATGCCCAGCACCGGATCGCACTCCGCGACCACCAGCGTCACCAGGTCGAAGGGGGTGTCGGGCCCGGACCGGC containing:
- a CDS encoding DUF742 domain-containing protein, with product MSRPGRDDAPDRLYTLTGGRSRSGPDTPFDLVTLVVAECDPVLGMQSEHAAILRLCDRPTAVVEIAAELKLPVSITRILLADLLAAGRVSARHPQPTVPSGLPDPDILEQVLVGLRNL